A single window of Vibrio sp. HB236076 DNA harbors:
- a CDS encoding PstS family phosphate ABC transporter substrate-binding protein, which yields MIKQKATLLAVTACLSFSLSAQAAELEPYQRQSGVFGELLSVGSDTLAGLTSAWLRAFQGYYPNIDAQVQASGSSTAPPALIEQTAQLGPMSRPMRQKEIQAFVREHGYPPTELKIAIDAIGIFVNQDNLLKGLSFAQVDALFSSTLRCKGVMPIERWAQLGVKGEWGLRNIQRFGRNSASGTYGYFKEHALCGGDFRLDVNEQPGSASVVQSVASTIDGIGYSGVGYRVSGVRFLPISQDGIHYVSPTRDNIINERYPLSRYLYLYINKAPNKPLSPIMAQFIRYVYSIEGQAVVSKEGYVPISVKLAEQELNKVGL from the coding sequence TTGATTAAGCAAAAGGCAACCCTCTTGGCTGTGACGGCTTGTTTGTCGTTTTCGTTGTCGGCCCAAGCCGCCGAACTCGAGCCATATCAAAGACAATCTGGGGTGTTTGGTGAGCTGCTAAGTGTTGGGTCCGATACCTTAGCGGGGCTGACATCAGCGTGGTTACGCGCCTTTCAAGGCTACTACCCCAATATCGACGCTCAGGTGCAGGCATCGGGTTCTTCCACTGCGCCTCCGGCCTTAATCGAGCAAACTGCCCAGTTAGGGCCAATGAGCCGCCCGATGAGGCAAAAAGAAATTCAAGCTTTTGTTCGCGAGCACGGCTACCCACCGACCGAGCTTAAAATCGCCATTGATGCGATTGGTATTTTTGTCAATCAAGATAATTTGCTCAAGGGGCTCAGCTTTGCCCAAGTCGACGCTCTTTTCTCTTCCACTTTGCGTTGTAAAGGGGTAATGCCGATAGAGCGCTGGGCACAACTTGGGGTCAAAGGGGAGTGGGGTCTGCGCAACATTCAGCGTTTTGGGCGAAATTCCGCGTCAGGGACGTATGGGTATTTCAAAGAGCATGCCTTGTGTGGCGGAGATTTTCGCTTGGATGTCAACGAGCAACCCGGATCAGCATCGGTCGTACAATCCGTGGCCAGCACCATTGATGGCATTGGTTACTCGGGGGTCGGGTATCGAGTGTCTGGGGTGCGTTTTTTGCCGATTTCTCAGGACGGCATTCACTACGTTAGCCCGACACGCGATAATATAATCAATGAGCGTTACCCGCTTTCTCGCTACCTTTACTTGTATATTAACAAGGCGCCCAACAAGCCGTTGTCCCCGATCATGGCGCAGTTTATTCGATACGTTTACTCTATCGAAGGTCAAGCTGTGGTAAGCAAAGAAGGTTATGTGCCCATCAGTGTTAAATTGGCTGAACAAGAGTTAAATAAGGTTGGGCTGTAA
- the ppx gene encoding exopolyphosphatase has product MVDTEPRNIAAIDLGSNSFHMVVAKVVGQTLQLVSRHKQRVRLATGLNDDNHLSEEAIERGLECLAMFAERISDFEPHNVRIAATHTLRQANNASEFLTRAYQVLPFPIEIIAGEEEARLVYLGVAHTQSESDSKFVVDIGGGSTELIIGQGFEAELVNSKQMGCVSFTERFFANGKLNKKNFSQATLAAQQRLESIVPIYKKKGWQMAFGSSGTIKAIREVVVGQGHSDGLITEERLQQLIDKLCQFNTIEDIKLEGLSDDRQPVFAAGVAILKAVINSLKIEQLHFSDGALREGLLYEMESRFARADIRMRTTEALAMKHFVDLEHAKNVACVADHFLQQTRQSVDKKNNEELSALLQWAAMLHEVGLSIRLRGVHRHSGYILENANLPGFNQEQQLLLATLARLHRKSIKLNQIPNFSLFKKKDVVHLVRILRLAIIVNGQRNDLTSLPDLTLDVQKNDAWTLSSSQEKWLDDNRLLQADLLEEQQYWQSAGWALNITGLCDEED; this is encoded by the coding sequence ATGGTAGACACCGAACCCAGAAACATTGCCGCCATTGATCTTGGCTCAAATAGCTTCCATATGGTGGTGGCAAAAGTTGTCGGTCAAACATTACAACTCGTGAGTCGACACAAGCAGCGAGTGCGCCTCGCGACCGGTTTAAATGACGACAATCACTTGTCAGAAGAGGCGATAGAACGCGGTTTAGAGTGTCTCGCCATGTTTGCCGAGCGCATTAGTGATTTTGAACCGCACAATGTGCGTATCGCCGCAACCCATACACTTCGACAAGCCAATAATGCGTCTGAGTTTCTCACTCGAGCCTACCAGGTTTTGCCTTTTCCCATAGAGATCATTGCCGGTGAAGAAGAAGCCCGCTTGGTGTATTTGGGCGTCGCTCATACGCAAAGCGAGTCTGACTCTAAATTTGTCGTTGATATCGGTGGAGGAAGTACTGAGCTGATTATAGGCCAAGGTTTCGAAGCTGAATTGGTCAACAGCAAGCAAATGGGCTGTGTCAGTTTTACAGAGCGCTTCTTTGCCAATGGCAAGCTCAACAAGAAAAACTTTTCACAGGCGACGCTCGCCGCTCAACAGCGTTTGGAATCTATCGTCCCCATTTATAAGAAGAAAGGCTGGCAAATGGCTTTTGGTTCATCGGGAACCATTAAAGCCATTCGCGAAGTCGTAGTGGGTCAAGGCCACAGTGATGGCCTCATTACTGAAGAACGACTGCAGCAATTAATCGATAAGTTGTGCCAATTTAACACCATTGAAGACATCAAACTCGAAGGGTTAAGTGATGACCGCCAACCCGTGTTTGCCGCGGGGGTGGCTATTTTAAAAGCGGTGATCAACTCACTCAAAATAGAACAATTACACTTTTCGGATGGCGCATTGCGCGAAGGGCTACTTTACGAGATGGAGTCGCGCTTTGCCCGTGCTGATATTCGCATGAGAACCACCGAAGCACTGGCCATGAAGCACTTTGTCGACCTTGAACACGCGAAAAATGTCGCCTGTGTTGCCGACCATTTTTTACAACAAACGAGGCAATCCGTCGATAAGAAAAACAACGAAGAACTCAGCGCTTTGTTACAGTGGGCAGCAATGTTACACGAAGTGGGCTTGAGCATCCGTTTAAGAGGCGTCCATCGCCACTCAGGATACATATTAGAAAATGCCAATTTACCCGGCTTTAATCAAGAGCAACAGCTCCTGCTCGCGACATTAGCGAGATTGCATCGAAAATCAATAAAGCTCAATCAAATCCCCAACTTCTCTCTGTTTAAGAAAAAAGATGTGGTGCACTTGGTGCGTATATTACGCCTAGCCATTATCGTCAACGGTCAGCGCAATGATCTCACTTCATTACCCGATCTGACGTTAGACGTACAAAAAAACGATGCGTGGACTTTATCAAGCTCACAAGAAAAATGGCTTGATGACAACCGGCTATTACAAGCCGATTTACTCGAAGAGCAGCAATATTGGCAGAGCGCCGGTTGGGCGTTAAACATCACCGGGTTGTGTGACGAAGAAGACTGA
- the ppk1 gene encoding polyphosphate kinase 1 produces the protein MSTDVLYVDKELSWLSFNERVLQEAADKSVPLIERIRFLGIYSNNLDEFYKVRFADVKRRILINQERGIDDGSKDLLVKMQDKAKLLGIQFEEIYNELIRDMARRRIFLINELQISESQQKWVRKYFQREILPHIAPIFLNDDVDVLQFLKDEYAYLAVKLSEKSKHQYSLVEIPTDHLPRFVILPDQKGQRRKTIILLDNIIRFCLDDLYKGFFDYESIECFAVKMTRDAEYDLSHEVEHSLLEQMSEGLEQRLTAMPVRFVYQEGMPKSMLRFLCDKLKLSSYDNLIPGSRYQNFQDFMSFPNVGREYLENKSLPPIKCSDFNGFANSFDAIRHQDILLYYPYHTFDHISELVRQASFDPKVLSIKINIYRVAKNSKLLNSLIDAVHNGKNVTVVVELQARFDEEANIEWSKILTDAGVQVVFGAPGLKIHSKLLLISRREKGEIVRYAHIGTGNFHEKTARIYTDFSLLTADQEITTEVRNVFGYIENPYRPVKFKHLIVSPRNSRRDIYRIIDNEIANAKAKKTAKLTIKVNNLVDKGIVNRLYAASQAGVKINMIIRGMCSLVPGVKGLSDNIYIISIVDRFLEHPRVVIAHNNGDPQVYISSADWMTRNIDHRIEVAAPVRSQRLKKRIIDIINIHFTDTMKARLIDQSMSNQYVPRGNKKKLRSQIAIYDYLKQVEKSKS, from the coding sequence ATGAGCACAGATGTCCTTTATGTAGACAAAGAATTAAGCTGGTTGTCCTTTAACGAACGCGTTTTACAAGAAGCGGCGGATAAGTCCGTACCTCTTATCGAGCGCATTCGCTTTCTTGGTATCTATTCCAATAATCTTGATGAGTTTTACAAAGTTCGCTTTGCTGATGTCAAACGTCGGATTTTGATCAATCAAGAACGCGGTATTGACGACGGCTCAAAAGACTTGCTCGTCAAAATGCAAGATAAAGCCAAACTGCTCGGCATTCAGTTTGAAGAAATCTACAACGAACTGATTCGAGATATGGCTCGTCGGCGCATCTTCTTGATCAATGAGCTTCAAATTTCAGAATCTCAACAAAAATGGGTTCGCAAGTATTTTCAACGCGAAATCTTACCTCACATTGCGCCTATTTTTCTCAATGATGACGTTGATGTCCTGCAGTTTTTAAAAGATGAATACGCCTACTTGGCCGTCAAACTCTCGGAAAAAAGCAAACACCAATATTCGCTGGTTGAAATCCCCACCGATCACTTACCGCGTTTCGTCATTTTACCCGATCAAAAAGGACAAAGACGCAAAACCATTATTTTGCTCGACAACATTATTCGCTTTTGTCTCGATGATCTCTACAAAGGCTTCTTTGATTATGAATCGATTGAATGCTTTGCGGTCAAAATGACGCGCGACGCCGAATACGATTTGAGCCATGAAGTCGAACACAGTTTACTAGAGCAGATGTCAGAAGGCCTAGAGCAACGCCTTACCGCGATGCCGGTGCGATTTGTCTACCAAGAGGGCATGCCCAAATCCATGCTGCGCTTTTTATGTGACAAGCTCAAGCTATCGAGTTACGACAACTTGATCCCCGGCAGCCGATATCAAAACTTCCAAGATTTTATGAGTTTCCCCAATGTCGGTCGTGAATACCTTGAAAATAAATCGCTTCCGCCAATAAAGTGCTCTGACTTTAACGGCTTTGCCAACAGCTTTGATGCCATTCGACATCAAGATATTTTACTTTACTACCCGTACCACACGTTTGATCACATCTCTGAGTTAGTACGACAAGCATCTTTTGATCCGAAAGTGTTGAGTATCAAAATCAACATTTACCGAGTGGCGAAAAACTCTAAGTTACTCAATTCCTTAATTGACGCCGTTCACAATGGCAAAAACGTTACCGTAGTCGTTGAGTTGCAAGCGCGTTTCGATGAGGAAGCGAACATTGAATGGTCTAAAATCCTCACCGATGCCGGCGTTCAGGTGGTCTTTGGCGCGCCCGGGTTAAAAATCCACTCTAAGCTCTTGCTCATCAGCCGCAGAGAAAAAGGCGAAATCGTTCGCTATGCTCATATTGGTACCGGTAACTTCCACGAAAAAACCGCTCGCATATACACTGACTTTTCACTGTTAACAGCCGACCAAGAAATCACGACTGAAGTACGCAATGTTTTTGGTTACATTGAAAATCCGTACCGGCCCGTTAAATTTAAACACCTTATCGTTTCGCCGCGCAATTCAAGGCGCGATATATATCGCATCATTGATAATGAAATTGCCAATGCTAAAGCCAAAAAAACAGCTAAGTTAACCATTAAAGTCAACAATTTAGTCGACAAAGGTATCGTCAACCGCTTGTATGCCGCCAGCCAAGCTGGAGTAAAGATTAATATGATCATTCGCGGTATGTGCTCGCTGGTTCCCGGGGTGAAAGGATTGAGTGATAATATCTACATCATCAGTATCGTCGACCGCTTCCTAGAGCACCCCCGAGTGGTCATTGCTCATAACAATGGCGACCCACAAGTGTACATTTCATCCGCCGATTGGATGACACGCAATATCGATCACCGCATCGAAGTCGCTGCCCCAGTGCGCAGTCAGAGGCTAAAGAAACGCATCATCGATATCATTAATATCCACTTTACAGATACGATGAAAGCGCGTTTAATCGATCAATCAATGAGTAATCAGTACGTACCACGTGGCAACAAAAAGAAATTACGCTCTCAAATTGCCATTTATGATTATCTCAAGCAGGTTGAAAAATCCAAATCATAG
- a CDS encoding ABC transporter permease subunit has product MLFGKFSLQEQDKKRLLTDRFVKGVVSCGGIVALGALVLLFIYLAWVVLPLFKDAYFSPNADTFVLPNQQVLVDIDVSDSGDQILTLSEQGQLNMWHVLNAEKPQLMLSQPLAQHPFISRRDASQDYLAILEQGQQLSLWQTQFAQLSHQVAPQLTEVPLPSLHTYLGEHPIADFSFSVMDQTLMLVTLDDRGQTSLIQASMGEAGFKQEALLAPLHNPDQVLLSPDGQTLYLREGNQLAVMVWRQKSFVLREVIRLAKSPNQVAHMQFLPGAYSLLVTTKRGEVSQWFDVLKDRKRILSKIRTFSLGNDLDSIVTDHYHKGFYGFMRDGTVNGYYTTNHNQTMSEALFEQVPDLIALSKSEQQLVSWRDGVVHIHQLNRSFPEISLSALWQKIWYEGYPEPQYVWQSSSASDTFEPKLSLVPLTFGTLKAALFAMLFSAPIAVLGAIYTGYFMSVKMRRVVKPAIELMEALPTVIIGFVAGVWLAPVVEQHLLAALLLIVLLPLSCVVGAGVWALIPVYYRRGVPTGWHALMVMPMMVVFIMLGIALAPSLEQWWFHGDLRVFFAQNGIDYEQRNALIVGLAMGFAVIPTIFTIAEEAIFSVPKHLSLGSLALGATPWQTLIHVVLLTASPGIFSALMMGFGRAVGETMIVLMATGNTPLLDWSVFEGMRTLSATIAMELPESEVGSAHYRILFLSALILLAFTFAVNSLGEWVRQRLRDRYRSL; this is encoded by the coding sequence ATGTTATTCGGTAAATTTTCATTGCAAGAACAAGATAAAAAGCGGTTGTTAACAGACCGATTCGTCAAGGGGGTCGTTTCTTGTGGTGGTATTGTTGCCTTAGGTGCTTTGGTATTGCTCTTTATCTACTTGGCTTGGGTGGTGTTGCCTTTGTTTAAAGATGCTTATTTTAGCCCTAATGCCGACACCTTTGTGCTCCCCAATCAACAGGTTTTAGTCGATATCGATGTTTCCGATAGCGGAGATCAAATTCTCACCTTGTCCGAGCAAGGGCAGTTGAATATGTGGCACGTACTCAATGCTGAAAAACCGCAATTGATGCTGTCTCAGCCCCTTGCTCAGCATCCGTTCATCAGTCGCCGCGACGCCAGTCAAGACTATTTGGCGATTTTAGAGCAAGGGCAACAACTGTCTCTGTGGCAAACGCAATTTGCTCAGTTGTCCCATCAAGTCGCGCCTCAATTAACCGAGGTGCCTTTGCCTAGCCTTCACACTTATCTTGGCGAACATCCGATCGCCGATTTTTCTTTTTCGGTGATGGATCAAACGCTCATGCTGGTCACCCTCGATGACCGTGGTCAAACGTCTTTGATTCAAGCCAGTATGGGGGAGGCGGGCTTTAAACAAGAGGCACTGCTTGCCCCGTTACACAACCCCGATCAAGTGTTGCTTAGCCCTGATGGACAAACCTTGTATTTGCGAGAAGGCAATCAATTGGCGGTGATGGTGTGGCGTCAAAAAAGTTTTGTTTTACGCGAGGTGATTCGCTTGGCTAAGTCACCCAATCAAGTGGCCCACATGCAATTTTTACCCGGTGCGTATTCCTTGTTAGTGACGACAAAACGCGGTGAGGTCAGCCAGTGGTTTGACGTGCTTAAAGATCGCAAACGCATTCTGTCTAAAATTCGAACCTTTAGCCTCGGCAATGATTTGGATAGCATCGTTACCGATCATTACCACAAAGGCTTTTACGGTTTTATGCGCGATGGAACCGTCAATGGTTACTACACCACCAACCACAATCAAACCATGTCTGAGGCTTTGTTTGAGCAAGTGCCAGACTTAATTGCGCTGTCGAAAAGCGAGCAGCAATTGGTGTCCTGGCGCGATGGCGTGGTACACATTCATCAATTGAACCGCAGTTTCCCCGAGATTTCGCTGTCAGCACTGTGGCAAAAAATATGGTACGAGGGGTACCCTGAGCCGCAATACGTCTGGCAATCTTCATCGGCCAGTGATACGTTTGAGCCCAAGTTAAGTCTTGTGCCTTTGACTTTTGGCACCTTAAAAGCGGCGTTATTTGCGATGTTGTTCTCGGCGCCCATTGCCGTACTCGGCGCCATCTATACCGGCTATTTTATGTCGGTTAAAATGAGGCGCGTGGTGAAGCCGGCCATCGAGTTGATGGAAGCTTTGCCTACCGTGATCATCGGTTTTGTCGCTGGGGTTTGGCTCGCCCCTGTGGTCGAACAACATTTGTTAGCCGCGCTGCTCTTAATTGTACTGCTGCCGTTGAGTTGTGTGGTTGGCGCAGGGGTTTGGGCCTTGATACCCGTTTATTATCGGCGTGGTGTGCCCACTGGATGGCACGCCTTGATGGTAATGCCAATGATGGTCGTGTTTATTATGTTAGGCATTGCGCTTGCGCCTTCTCTTGAGCAGTGGTGGTTTCACGGCGATTTACGGGTCTTTTTCGCTCAGAATGGTATTGATTATGAGCAACGTAACGCTTTGATCGTCGGGCTTGCGATGGGCTTTGCGGTTATTCCTACGATCTTTACCATTGCGGAAGAGGCGATATTTTCTGTGCCTAAACATTTGAGTCTAGGATCGCTCGCCTTGGGAGCCACCCCTTGGCAAACTTTGATTCACGTCGTTTTGTTGACCGCCAGTCCCGGCATTTTTTCTGCCTTGATGATGGGCTTTGGCCGCGCTGTGGGCGAAACGATGATCGTGCTGATGGCAACGGGCAATACGCCGCTGTTAGATTGGAGCGTATTTGAAGGTATGCGAACCCTGTCTGCGACAATAGCGATGGAGCTTCCAGAATCAGAGGTAGGGAGCGCCCATTATCGAATTTTATTCCTCTCGGCTTTAATCTTATTGGCTTTTACTTTCGCCGTTAACTCGTTGGGTGAGTGGGTAAGGCAGCGGTTAAGAGATAGGTATCGGTCACTATAA
- the pstA gene encoding phosphate ABC transporter permease PstA has product MRNTVRHCFRWLHRGSPFVWLTSGAVSISLLSVLFLILMIGSKGLAYFWPAPIYEWPIKTLNQEQRDNMALSSRIIGQIYATQDVRNQRIAEPLRQRLALPSEGKSERLVIKIANREHHQSDFVSILTSQLGTRQSPEDLVVLKRKQGGDFFGRLVGLQTNNHTFYTHLPSHLDEALGNIALLERKSRELVEKKIKPLDRELASVHRQEAALPANQENMSPASGLIWQKKRTIHAQLSEYHQQLDRIKQDQMQYQVIVIDSSDRRLSLPLNLVEQYWFPNAMTWEEKIRHWLYGVAHFIVDDPRESNSEGGIFPAIFGTVLLVILMSVIVMPLGVIAAVYLNEYSNNNVFTRLIRISVVNLAGVPSIVYGVFGLGFFVYTLGGNIDRLFYADSLPAPTFGTPGILWSALTLALLTLPVVIVTTEEGLTRIPQSVRHGSLALGATQFETLSRVVLPMATPAMLTGLILAIARAAGEVAPLMLVGVVKLSSNLPVDGQFPYLHLDRKFMHLGFHIYDVGFQTTNIEAARPLVYATSLLLVVIIVLLNLTAIRIRNNLREKYRILEHD; this is encoded by the coding sequence ATGAGAAATACAGTGCGTCATTGCTTCCGTTGGTTACACCGCGGCAGCCCGTTCGTTTGGCTAACCAGTGGTGCGGTGAGCATCAGTTTGTTATCGGTTTTATTTTTAATATTAATGATTGGCTCAAAAGGCTTGGCGTATTTTTGGCCTGCACCAATTTACGAATGGCCTATCAAAACGCTCAACCAAGAACAAAGAGACAACATGGCTTTGTCGTCTCGTATTATCGGCCAGATCTACGCGACACAAGACGTTCGCAACCAACGTATCGCTGAGCCGTTACGTCAGCGTTTGGCCTTGCCAAGTGAGGGGAAGTCGGAGCGTTTGGTGATCAAGATTGCCAACCGAGAACACCATCAAAGTGATTTTGTGTCGATTTTAACTTCGCAATTAGGCACGCGGCAAAGCCCAGAAGATCTTGTGGTTTTAAAGCGAAAACAGGGGGGCGATTTTTTTGGTCGCTTGGTGGGGTTGCAGACAAACAATCACACGTTTTACACCCATTTGCCTTCTCATCTCGATGAGGCATTAGGCAATATTGCCTTGCTCGAGCGCAAGAGTCGTGAGTTGGTCGAAAAGAAAATCAAGCCTTTGGATCGCGAGCTTGCCAGTGTACATCGTCAAGAGGCGGCTTTACCAGCGAATCAAGAAAATATGAGCCCAGCTTCTGGTTTGATTTGGCAAAAAAAGCGTACTATTCACGCCCAGTTATCTGAATATCATCAGCAATTAGATCGCATTAAGCAAGACCAAATGCAATACCAAGTGATCGTCATCGATAGCTCGGATCGCCGCTTGAGTTTGCCTTTAAACCTGGTCGAACAATATTGGTTTCCCAATGCGATGACGTGGGAGGAAAAAATACGCCACTGGCTATACGGAGTCGCTCATTTCATTGTCGATGATCCGCGTGAGTCCAATTCGGAAGGCGGTATTTTTCCAGCTATTTTTGGCACGGTGTTGTTGGTTATTTTAATGTCAGTGATCGTCATGCCACTTGGTGTGATTGCGGCGGTGTACTTAAATGAATACTCAAATAACAATGTCTTTACCCGTCTTATTCGCATATCCGTGGTGAATTTGGCTGGTGTACCTTCTATTGTCTATGGGGTATTCGGATTGGGCTTTTTCGTTTATACCCTAGGCGGTAATATTGACCGCCTGTTTTATGCCGATTCGCTGCCAGCACCGACCTTTGGTACTCCGGGAATTTTGTGGTCTGCTTTAACGTTGGCCTTGTTGACGTTACCTGTGGTGATCGTCACCACAGAAGAAGGACTCACCAGGATCCCTCAATCGGTACGTCACGGTTCATTGGCCTTGGGCGCGACACAGTTTGAAACTCTGTCACGTGTTGTTTTGCCGATGGCCACCCCGGCCATGTTGACGGGGCTCATTCTTGCGATTGCGCGAGCGGCGGGCGAAGTGGCGCCATTGATGTTAGTCGGGGTCGTCAAGTTGTCCTCAAACTTACCTGTCGATGGTCAATTCCCTTATTTGCACCTCGACAGAAAGTTTATGCACCTTGGCTTTCACATTTATGATGTTGGCTTTCAGACCACTAATATCGAAGCGGCAAGGCCTTTGGTTTACGCCACATCTTTATTATTAGTGGTGATCATCGTATTGTTGAATTTAACGGCGATTCGTATTCGCAACAATTTGCGCGAAAAATACCGTATTTTGGAGCACGATTAA
- the pstB gene encoding phosphate ABC transporter ATP-binding protein PstB yields MYSLEQQLNLHKPQEVSELSEAQTAVDIRHLSLSYGKQKALTDISMKIPKGKVTAFIGPSGCGKSTLLRCLNRMNDLVEGCQVDGEVRLHGQNIYHRQVDVSTLRRRVGMVFQRPNPFPKSIYENVVYGLRLQGIKNSRVLDDAVERSLRSAALWKEVKDRLHDNAFGLSGGQQQRLVIARAIAIEPEVLLLDEPTSSLDPISTLTIEELINDLKSQYSVVIVTHNMQQAARVSDYTAFLHMGKLIEYSDADTIFTSPKHKKTEDYITGRYG; encoded by the coding sequence ATGTATTCTTTGGAGCAGCAATTAAACTTGCACAAACCGCAAGAGGTCAGTGAATTAAGTGAAGCGCAAACGGCGGTCGATATTCGTCATTTATCACTTTCCTATGGTAAGCAAAAAGCGCTGACGGATATATCGATGAAAATACCTAAGGGCAAAGTAACCGCGTTTATCGGTCCTTCTGGTTGTGGAAAATCGACGTTATTGCGCTGCCTTAACCGCATGAATGATTTGGTAGAAGGGTGTCAGGTCGATGGTGAAGTCCGGCTTCACGGACAGAATATTTACCACCGGCAAGTGGATGTATCGACGTTGCGGCGCCGAGTTGGGATGGTGTTTCAGCGGCCAAACCCTTTTCCCAAATCAATTTATGAAAATGTGGTTTATGGATTGCGTTTACAAGGCATTAAAAACAGCCGTGTGCTTGATGATGCGGTTGAACGTTCATTGCGCAGTGCCGCGTTGTGGAAGGAAGTCAAAGACAGGTTACACGACAACGCCTTTGGTTTGTCTGGCGGTCAACAGCAGCGCTTAGTGATTGCAAGAGCAATCGCCATTGAACCTGAAGTCTTATTGCTTGATGAGCCAACCTCGTCCCTCGATCCGATTTCAACCTTAACCATTGAAGAGCTGATCAACGATCTCAAATCTCAATACAGTGTGGTGATTGTGACCCATAATATGCAGCAAGCGGCTCGAGTCAGTGACTATACCGCGTTTTTACACATGGGCAAATTGATCGAGTACTCGGATGCCGATACGATTTTCACCTCACCGAAACACAAAAAAACCGAAGATTACATTACGGGTCGCTACGGTTGA
- the phoU gene encoding phosphate signaling complex protein PhoU, with protein sequence MQFGRHISGQFNTELEAIRTHVLTMGGLVEQQLAFAMQALHKDDHDLAKRVIQDDHKVNAMEVAIDQVCTKIIAKRQPTAKDLRLIIAIIKTITDLERIGDVASRMARVVLESPKEQHFQISLEPLCRKAIHMLHEVLDAFARMDATAAARLHKTDDILDEEYDAVMRQLIAFMAEDPGNIPSVLQVMWSARAIERVGDRCQNICEYIIYFVKGKDVRHLSPENLDDIVTPEAPNSP encoded by the coding sequence ATGCAGTTTGGTCGCCATATTTCTGGTCAATTTAATACGGAGTTAGAAGCCATCCGCACCCATGTGTTAACGATGGGGGGGTTAGTTGAGCAGCAACTGGCTTTTGCGATGCAGGCGTTACACAAAGACGACCACGACTTGGCCAAACGCGTGATTCAAGACGATCACAAAGTGAATGCGATGGAAGTGGCCATTGATCAGGTTTGTACCAAGATTATTGCCAAGCGCCAGCCGACAGCCAAGGATTTGCGTTTGATCATTGCTATTATCAAAACCATCACCGATTTAGAGCGCATCGGCGATGTCGCCAGCCGCATGGCACGAGTTGTGTTAGAGTCACCCAAAGAGCAACACTTTCAAATCTCTCTTGAGCCGTTGTGCCGCAAAGCCATCCACATGCTGCACGAGGTACTCGATGCCTTTGCTCGCATGGACGCCACCGCGGCAGCGCGTTTGCATAAAACCGACGATATTCTCGATGAAGAATACGATGCGGTGATGAGGCAATTGATCGCATTTATGGCTGAAGACCCGGGTAATATTCCGTCGGTACTGCAAGTGATGTGGTCTGCACGAGCGATTGAACGCGTTGGCGACCGGTGCCAAAATATCTGTGAGTACATTATCTATTTCGTCAAAGGTAAAGACGTTCGTCATTTAAGCCCGGAAAATTTGGACGATATTGTTACCCCAGAGGCACCGAACTCCCCTTAA
- a CDS encoding YtjB family periplasmic protein, translating into MTESLFSVRNTLKAIALVILAGILFFTVKNSVVISQGNASIQSKQLETLTHILISQAALSASQMITEKDQDQLLDFANQLAHEHLVHDATIYDAQGVTLAASDKASSAREILGLDTPLATARIGRQQLVEPIYDQHGVAGFIRITFENGKVTAISNHHYRKSDRYMYIMIIANFIAGMLFVLILQRQSNRKRING; encoded by the coding sequence ATGACTGAATCCCTTTTTTCTGTTCGCAATACCCTTAAAGCCATCGCTTTGGTTATCTTGGCGGGGATTTTATTTTTCACCGTCAAAAACAGTGTGGTGATCAGTCAAGGCAACGCCAGTATACAATCAAAACAACTTGAGACTTTAACCCATATTTTGATCTCTCAAGCGGCGTTGAGTGCCAGTCAAATGATCACAGAAAAAGACCAAGATCAACTGCTCGACTTTGCCAATCAACTGGCCCACGAACACTTAGTACACGATGCCACCATTTACGATGCCCAAGGGGTCACTCTCGCCGCCAGCGACAAAGCGAGCTCAGCAAGAGAAATTTTAGGCCTCGACACACCGCTGGCCACCGCGAGAATTGGCCGTCAGCAATTAGTTGAGCCCATCTACGATCAACACGGCGTCGCGGGCTTTATTCGCATCACCTTTGAAAACGGCAAAGTCACCGCCATTTCCAACCATCATTACCGCAAAAGCGACCGCTACATGTACATCATGATTATTGCTAACTTTATTGCAGGTATGTTGTTTGTCTTGATTTTACAAAGGCAGTCCAATCGCAAACGAATAAACGGGTAA